The proteins below come from a single Saccharopolyspora sp. SCSIO 74807 genomic window:
- a CDS encoding IclR family transcriptional regulator — protein MSEIVGHEMNGSQYIAARSEESSHTVIGSVAMTAPKQSPMRSVHRAFEVLSVLELAQQPLRLTDIAQRAGLHVATTQRLVSVLAEHGYASRHANGYTAGPAALSTAHAFATTSPLRLVARPVLEELATATGLTASLYVRVQDSRVLIDRVEGGRRPLYSLPIGERLALYPGAAGKVFLACEHDAELEHVAAELPSVTLADGTVLDEATIRADLEHIRARGFAISVDERQFDTTSVAALITDSTGQLLGAIGISGASSELRDVESSTLPADVRRAAQAIGTRVPAIG, from the coding sequence ATGAGTGAGATTGTTGGTCATGAGATGAACGGCAGTCAATACATCGCGGCACGAAGCGAGGAAAGTTCTCATACAGTGATAGGCTCGGTGGCGATGACTGCCCCGAAACAGAGCCCCATGCGCTCGGTACATCGTGCGTTCGAGGTGCTGTCAGTCCTCGAGCTCGCCCAGCAGCCGCTGCGGCTGACCGACATCGCACAACGCGCCGGACTCCATGTCGCTACCACACAACGCCTCGTCAGCGTCCTCGCTGAGCACGGCTACGCCAGCAGGCATGCCAACGGCTACACCGCAGGGCCTGCCGCGCTGTCCACCGCGCACGCGTTCGCCACGACGAGCCCGTTGCGGCTGGTGGCACGCCCCGTGCTGGAAGAACTCGCTACCGCGACCGGGCTCACCGCTTCGCTCTACGTCCGGGTTCAGGACAGCCGCGTGCTCATTGACCGCGTTGAAGGCGGACGACGGCCGCTCTACTCGCTGCCCATCGGGGAACGACTTGCGCTCTACCCGGGAGCGGCGGGCAAAGTGTTCCTCGCCTGCGAGCACGACGCCGAACTCGAGCACGTAGCGGCCGAACTGCCATCGGTCACACTGGCTGATGGCACCGTCCTCGACGAAGCCACGATCCGCGCCGACCTCGAGCACATCCGCGCCCGCGGCTTCGCGATCTCGGTCGACGAACGGCAATTCGACACCACTTCGGTCGCCGCGCTCATCACCGACTCCACCGGCCAGCTGCTCGGCGCGATCGGCATCAGCGGCGCAAGCAGTGAACTCCGCGACGTGGAGTCGAGCACGCTGCCCGCCGATGTCCGCCGCGCCGCGCAAGCCATCGGCACTCGTGTGCCTGCCATCGGCTGA
- a CDS encoding Ldh family oxidoreductase has protein sequence MRGTNPPTVTRSHLEPANRDPTWRPTSSSVRAKTISHVLLARQPQPDSVDTAGGISRRHPMRISADRIHRLITDVLTAWGMDADLAETTANVMTATDLAGTDSHGVSMLMTYEKLRESGRLDLRARPTVTRENASVALVDAGGGIGHPASVFAMRKAIERARTNAVGVASVVNSHHFGAAGHYAEMAAAEGLIGLVTSSASLPSVAPTGSAAPRLATNPLAFAAPARRNPNFMLDIATSTAAVNKVKVYDYHRAPLPTGWVTDADGTPVDDAGTALRILREDDLGGLTPLGGTPEMSSHKGYGLAMMAHILGATLCGGAFPALREPEDPHNIGHFFLALDPEFFRPQGMFEDDLDDAIDLLHETPPLDPSAPVLVAGDAEAATRDERNGSGIPIPDTLAEQLRAVAERAGVASDVDDWT, from the coding sequence ATGCGCGGAACCAACCCACCGACCGTCACCCGCAGCCACCTCGAGCCTGCAAATCGGGATCCCACCTGGCGGCCGACGTCTTCGAGCGTTCGGGCGAAGACGATCTCGCACGTACTGCTCGCGCGGCAACCGCAGCCGGACAGCGTCGACACCGCCGGGGGCATCTCAAGGAGACATCCAATGCGCATTTCTGCTGATCGGATTCATCGGCTCATCACCGACGTGCTCACCGCGTGGGGTATGGACGCCGATTTGGCCGAGACCACGGCCAACGTCATGACAGCCACTGATCTGGCCGGAACCGATTCCCATGGCGTGTCCATGTTGATGACGTACGAGAAGCTCCGGGAATCCGGGCGCCTCGACCTCCGTGCGCGGCCCACGGTGACGCGGGAGAACGCGTCGGTGGCGCTGGTCGACGCAGGGGGCGGGATCGGACACCCCGCGAGCGTGTTCGCGATGCGCAAGGCCATCGAGAGAGCTCGCACCAACGCGGTCGGTGTGGCGTCGGTCGTGAACTCCCATCATTTCGGTGCTGCCGGCCACTATGCCGAGATGGCAGCCGCCGAAGGCTTAATCGGACTGGTCACCAGCTCGGCGAGCCTTCCGTCCGTGGCGCCGACCGGCTCGGCCGCACCCAGGCTTGCGACCAACCCGCTCGCTTTCGCCGCTCCTGCGCGCCGGAATCCCAACTTCATGCTGGATATCGCCACGAGCACGGCCGCGGTGAACAAGGTCAAGGTCTACGACTACCACCGGGCGCCGTTGCCGACCGGCTGGGTCACGGACGCTGACGGCACGCCGGTCGACGACGCGGGGACGGCGTTGCGCATCCTTCGGGAGGACGATCTCGGCGGGCTCACACCGCTGGGCGGAACACCGGAGATGTCGAGCCACAAGGGCTACGGCCTCGCCATGATGGCGCACATTCTCGGAGCGACCCTCTGCGGTGGAGCTTTTCCTGCTCTGCGCGAACCCGAGGACCCCCACAACATCGGGCACTTCTTCCTCGCGCTCGATCCTGAGTTCTTCCGCCCGCAAGGCATGTTCGAGGACGACCTGGACGACGCGATCGATCTGTTGCACGAGACTCCGCCACTCGACCCGTCCGCTCCCGTGCTTGTCGCGGGTGATGCGGAGGCCGCCACCCGCGACGAACGCAACGGATCCGGAATTCCGATCCCGGACACGTTGGCCGAGCAGTTGCGCGCCGTGGCCGAGCGGGCGGGGGTGGCGTCCGATGTGGACGACTGGACCTGA
- a CDS encoding ROK family transcriptional regulator: MTASTTSGRAPAGLRRHNLRTILEQLHLHGPTSRADLCEVTGLTRSAVADLVADLANRGLAAEGEAAGSQSGRGRPPRIVSPSTDRAQVLAVAIEVDTIRISRVGFGGTLLDEEHVPHESEPGAPGRSLAQITELIVDRARRGDGEPLALGIAVAGLVRGADGQVTHAPNLAWRDLDLSAELRRSTELRLPIIVGNEARLAALAEQRRGAGRYCGELVYVSAEVGVGGGIITSDRVLTGHTGYAGEIGHMITDPGGRRCRCGGRGCWETEIGADALLRHAGVHAPANRHAALNDLLARAATDTDASEALRALCTPVAKGLASLANIFNPERIILGGLLSPLLQHARVDLDTALAEFRGPGVPLQLCPAELGERGGLLGAAEAAVDQYLTRFD; encoded by the coding sequence GTGACTGCTTCGACCACCTCGGGCCGTGCCCCGGCCGGCCTGCGACGCCACAACCTCCGCACGATTCTGGAGCAGCTGCACTTGCACGGACCCACCAGCCGCGCGGATCTTTGCGAGGTCACCGGGCTGACCCGCAGCGCCGTGGCCGACCTCGTCGCCGACCTCGCCAACCGCGGTCTGGCCGCCGAAGGCGAAGCCGCAGGCTCGCAGAGCGGGCGCGGACGCCCGCCCCGGATCGTCTCCCCGAGCACCGACCGCGCCCAGGTGCTGGCCGTGGCGATCGAAGTGGACACGATCCGCATCAGCCGCGTCGGCTTCGGCGGCACATTGCTCGACGAGGAGCACGTGCCGCACGAGTCGGAACCCGGTGCGCCGGGGCGCAGCCTCGCCCAGATCACCGAGCTGATCGTTGACCGCGCGCGCCGAGGCGACGGCGAGCCGCTCGCGCTCGGCATCGCCGTGGCCGGCCTCGTACGCGGTGCCGACGGCCAGGTCACGCACGCGCCGAACCTGGCATGGCGCGACCTGGACCTCAGCGCGGAATTGCGTCGATCCACGGAGCTGCGGCTGCCGATCATCGTCGGCAACGAAGCCCGGCTAGCTGCGTTGGCCGAGCAGCGCCGCGGCGCCGGCCGCTACTGCGGCGAACTCGTCTACGTCTCCGCCGAAGTCGGTGTCGGCGGCGGCATCATCACCAGCGACCGGGTGCTCACCGGGCACACCGGCTACGCGGGCGAGATTGGGCACATGATCACCGACCCCGGTGGGCGGCGGTGCCGCTGCGGCGGGCGCGGCTGCTGGGAGACCGAAATCGGCGCCGATGCACTGCTGCGCCACGCCGGCGTGCACGCCCCGGCGAATCGGCACGCGGCGCTGAACGACTTGCTCGCCCGCGCCGCCACCGACACCGACGCCAGCGAGGCGTTGCGCGCGCTGTGCACCCCGGTCGCCAAGGGGCTGGCCAGCCTGGCCAACATCTTCAACCCGGAGCGCATCATCCTCGGTGGTCTGCTCTCCCCGCTGTTGCAGCACGCCCGCGTGGACCTCGACACCGCGCTGGCCGAATTCCGCGGCCCGGGCGTACCGCTGCAGCTGTGCCCGGCAGAGCTGGGTGAGCGCGGCGGCCTGCTCGGCGCGGCCGAAGCGGCCGTCGACCAGTACCTGACCCGCTTCGACTGA
- a CDS encoding glycoside hydrolase family 3 C-terminal domain-containing protein: MTDHLEVIVRTRRRRPLLLATALGLCIACAGANASATAAAPVYRDPSYAPAERAADLVSRMTVQEKAQQLTSSRAPAIPRLGVKAYGWWNEAIHGVSREQTEDGAAPADLVNTTSYPVSLSMGSTWDPELVHEVADQVSDEAREVVRDNRYDLNFYSPTINLGRDPRWGRNDETYGEDPKLTAALATQYINGMEGRGRDGEPRPDSGGYLKTSTTIKHFAANNSEYNRTTGSSDMDESTLREYYAKPFEQVLEQTRPASIMTAYNRVNNVPATASTHLIDTLARKTFGFRGFLTTDCDSAREMQHGHHWQPPGHDEPVGPVERNAYANAAGVDLNCNQGLHDEHHYGNTLPTAVELGTPTANGTYTEDFLDSSLVRLFTNRIRLGEFDDDANNPWVQQARERVPRGSWENSEANNAVTQTGERLDLARRAGSEALVLLKNGSTSGGKQLLPLDVPRSGPFRVAVIGDYADPEQMYLGGYSSEQGPSGRANSVNGLEGVKQAIERINPQATVDFLPGADPKDPARANAESIRKAADYDTAVVYAGTDDDHAEEEKDRATLRLPEPQTELIEGVAHRNPNTAVYLETVGAVDVTRFADDVPALLWSSYNGQRKGQALADVLTGEHNPSGHLPFTWYRGDAQLGRLGDYDIRPHQGHPGSTYQYFRGEPSYPFGHGLSYSDFDYGELRLDRDHIDADGTVIARATITNRSDTAGSDVVQLYSSSLQRAGGSQQRSGDDPRPDKRLAAFQKVRLEPGESREVTFRVPARDLAFFDEQHDRYAVDDAYRLQLAGSSTDVADERRLNVTGELVPKPQSVAVTPQATGDPEDSNASRVMYEPGTDIDPRLTVAMSDGTRRGYDAEGTAAQLPPGMRISYESNRPEVVRVDRAGVHAGSAGVATVTATVEYRGRTQQASFTVRVGDGS; this comes from the coding sequence GTGACGGACCACCTGGAGGTCATCGTGCGCACCCGAAGAAGACGACCACTCCTGCTCGCCACGGCCCTGGGCCTGTGCATCGCGTGCGCTGGGGCGAACGCCTCGGCTACCGCTGCGGCGCCGGTGTATCGCGACCCGTCGTACGCACCCGCCGAACGCGCTGCCGACCTCGTCTCCCGCATGACCGTCCAGGAGAAGGCCCAGCAGCTCACCTCCAGCCGAGCGCCCGCGATCCCGCGCTTGGGCGTCAAGGCCTACGGCTGGTGGAACGAGGCCATCCACGGCGTCTCGCGCGAGCAGACCGAGGACGGCGCCGCTCCTGCCGACCTGGTCAACACCACGTCCTACCCGGTGAGCCTGTCGATGGGATCCACCTGGGATCCGGAACTCGTGCACGAGGTCGCCGACCAGGTGTCCGACGAAGCAAGGGAGGTGGTGCGGGACAACCGCTACGACCTCAACTTCTACTCGCCGACGATCAACCTCGGCCGCGACCCGCGATGGGGCAGAAACGACGAGACCTACGGCGAGGACCCGAAACTCACCGCCGCACTGGCCACCCAGTACATCAACGGCATGGAGGGCAGGGGCCGCGACGGCGAGCCGCGGCCGGACAGCGGCGGCTACCTCAAGACCAGCACCACGATCAAGCACTTCGCGGCGAACAACAGCGAGTACAACCGCACCACCGGATCGTCCGACATGGACGAGAGCACGCTGCGGGAGTACTACGCGAAACCCTTCGAGCAGGTGCTCGAACAAACCCGGCCAGCGTCGATCATGACCGCCTACAACCGCGTCAACAACGTGCCCGCCACGGCCAGCACGCACCTGATCGACACGCTGGCGCGCAAGACGTTCGGATTCCGCGGCTTCCTGACGACCGACTGCGACTCGGCGCGGGAGATGCAGCACGGGCACCACTGGCAGCCGCCAGGACACGACGAGCCCGTCGGCCCCGTGGAACGCAACGCCTACGCCAACGCGGCCGGTGTTGATCTGAACTGCAACCAGGGCCTGCACGACGAGCACCACTACGGCAACACGCTGCCCACCGCCGTCGAGCTCGGCACACCCACCGCGAACGGCACCTACACCGAGGATTTCCTGGACTCCTCGCTGGTGCGGCTGTTCACCAACCGCATCCGGCTGGGCGAGTTCGACGACGATGCGAACAACCCCTGGGTGCAGCAGGCCCGGGAACGTGTCCCCCGCGGCAGCTGGGAGAACTCCGAGGCCAACAACGCCGTCACGCAGACCGGCGAGCGACTCGACCTCGCCCGGCGCGCGGGCAGCGAAGCTCTCGTGCTGCTGAAGAACGGCTCGACCAGCGGTGGAAAGCAGCTATTACCGCTCGATGTGCCGCGCAGCGGGCCGTTCCGAGTCGCCGTCATCGGTGACTACGCCGACCCGGAGCAGATGTACCTGGGCGGCTATTCGAGCGAGCAGGGGCCGTCCGGCCGGGCCAACAGCGTCAACGGGCTAGAAGGCGTCAAGCAGGCGATCGAGCGGATCAACCCGCAGGCGACCGTGGACTTCCTGCCCGGTGCTGATCCGAAGGATCCCGCGCGGGCCAACGCCGAGTCGATCCGCAAGGCCGCGGACTACGACACCGCCGTGGTCTACGCGGGCACCGACGACGACCACGCCGAGGAGGAGAAGGACCGCGCGACCCTGCGACTGCCCGAGCCGCAGACGGAGCTGATCGAAGGCGTGGCGCACCGCAACCCGAATACGGCGGTGTACCTGGAAACCGTTGGCGCGGTCGACGTCACGCGCTTCGCCGACGACGTGCCTGCGCTCCTTTGGAGCTCTTACAACGGGCAGCGCAAGGGCCAAGCCCTCGCCGACGTGCTCACCGGCGAGCACAACCCGAGCGGGCACCTGCCGTTCACGTGGTATCGCGGTGACGCGCAGCTGGGCAGGCTCGGCGACTACGACATCCGGCCGCACCAAGGCCATCCCGGCAGCACCTACCAGTACTTCCGGGGCGAGCCGTCCTACCCCTTCGGCCACGGGCTCAGCTACAGCGACTTCGACTACGGCGAGCTGCGCCTCGACCGGGACCACATCGACGCCGACGGAACCGTGATCGCGCGAGCCACGATCACCAATCGCTCGGACACGGCCGGGTCCGATGTCGTGCAGCTGTACTCGAGCTCGCTGCAGCGTGCCGGCGGTTCCCAGCAACGGAGCGGGGACGACCCGCGCCCGGACAAGCGCTTGGCGGCCTTCCAGAAGGTACGGCTCGAACCGGGCGAGAGCAGGGAGGTCACCTTCCGGGTTCCCGCGCGCGATCTGGCCTTCTTCGACGAGCAGCACGACCGCTACGCCGTCGATGACGCTTACCGCCTACAGCTCGCCGGCTCCAGCACTGACGTCGCCGACGAGCGGCGTCTGAACGTCACCGGCGAGCTCGTGCCGAAGCCGCAGTCCGTCGCGGTGACGCCGCAGGCCACCGGTGATCCGGAGGACAGCAACGCCTCCCGGGTGATGTACGAGCCGGGAACCGACATCGATCCCCGCCTGACGGTGGCGATGTCGGACGGGACCCGACGTGGTTACGACGCCGAAGGCACCGCTGCGCAGTTGCCTCCGGGGATGCGCATCAGCTACGAGTCCAACCGGCCCGAGGTGGTGCGGGTCGACCGAGCCGGTGTGCACGCAGGCTCGGCCGGTGTCGCCACGGTGACCGCGACCGTCGAGTACCGCGGCCGGACGCAGCAGGCATCGTTCACCGTCCGCGTCGGGGACGGCTCGTGA
- the xylA gene encoding xylose isomerase yields MDLTPTPQDRFAFGLWTIGWRADDPFGAPTRERLDPVEAVHGLAGIGAYGITFHDDDLIPFGTPAAERTAIIERFGKALAETGLAVPTATTNLFGHPVFKDGALTAKDRDVRRFALRKAARNIDLAAELGAQTYVFWGGREGSEAEAAYDPTAALERYREGLNALTHYVKEKGYQLRFAVEPKPNEPRGDILLPTIGHALAFIQTLEHPEMVGVNPEVGHEQMAGLNAVHGYAQAMWQGKLFHIDLNGQHGPRYDQDLVFGHGDLINAFFLVDLLENGGYDGPRHFDYKPLRTEDRAGVWESARSNMRTYLALRERARQFRQDPEVARARKAARLDQLSVPTLDGDETVTSVLSEELDVEAAAERGGANARLQQLAVEHLVGVR; encoded by the coding sequence ATGGACCTCACACCGACCCCCCAGGACCGTTTCGCCTTCGGCCTGTGGACCATCGGCTGGCGCGCCGACGATCCGTTCGGCGCCCCGACCCGCGAGCGCCTCGACCCGGTCGAGGCGGTGCACGGGCTCGCGGGGATCGGCGCGTACGGCATCACGTTCCACGACGACGACCTGATCCCGTTCGGTACGCCCGCCGCGGAACGCACGGCGATCATCGAGCGGTTCGGCAAGGCGCTGGCCGAAACGGGCCTGGCGGTGCCGACCGCGACCACGAACCTGTTCGGACATCCGGTGTTCAAGGACGGCGCACTCACCGCCAAGGACCGGGACGTCCGGCGGTTCGCTCTGCGCAAAGCGGCTCGCAACATCGACTTGGCCGCCGAACTGGGGGCGCAGACCTACGTGTTCTGGGGCGGCCGCGAGGGTTCGGAGGCCGAAGCCGCCTACGACCCGACCGCCGCCCTCGAGCGCTACCGGGAGGGCCTCAACGCGCTGACGCACTACGTCAAGGAGAAGGGCTACCAGCTGCGGTTCGCCGTGGAACCCAAGCCGAACGAGCCGCGCGGCGACATCCTGCTGCCGACCATCGGCCACGCCCTGGCTTTCATCCAGACCCTGGAGCACCCGGAGATGGTCGGCGTCAATCCCGAGGTCGGCCACGAGCAGATGGCCGGACTCAACGCGGTGCACGGCTACGCCCAGGCGATGTGGCAGGGCAAGCTGTTCCACATCGACCTCAACGGCCAGCACGGCCCGCGCTACGACCAAGACCTCGTTTTCGGGCACGGCGATCTCATCAACGCGTTCTTCCTCGTGGACCTGCTCGAGAACGGCGGCTACGACGGCCCCCGCCACTTCGACTACAAGCCGCTGCGCACCGAGGACAGGGCCGGCGTGTGGGAAAGCGCGCGCTCCAACATGCGCACCTACCTGGCGCTGCGCGAACGGGCGCGGCAATTCCGCCAGGACCCGGAGGTCGCCCGAGCCCGGAAGGCCGCCCGCCTCGACCAGCTGTCGGTGCCCACTCTGGACGGGGACGAGACCGTCACCAGCGTCCTGTCCGAGGAACTCGACGTGGAAGCGGCGGCCGAGCGGGGCGGCGCGAACGCCCGGCTGCAGCAACTGGCCGTCGAACACCTGGTAGGAGTGCGCTGA
- a CDS encoding helix-turn-helix transcriptional regulator — protein MAAGEFGRAVRRWRDRVSPEAAGLPVGGQRRAPGLRREELAGLAGISVDYITRLEQGRASHPSTQVVEALSRALRLSPDERAHLFRLAGLVAPGSDTAAGYITPSVQRLLDRLTGTPVAVYDAHWTLLVTNPPYTALMGDSSGWRGNERNAVWRNFLGPAGRVRHTPESRRALEAALVADLRAAAARYPADQRLRRLIAELHAQSSRFAELWESGAVGRHEAARKTIDHPHIGPLTLDCDVLTVAGSDLHIMIYTAEPDTEDAERLALATVLGTQTLVE, from the coding sequence GTGGCAGCAGGAGAGTTCGGACGGGCGGTGCGCCGCTGGCGCGACCGGGTCTCGCCGGAGGCCGCGGGTCTGCCCGTCGGCGGACAGCGGCGTGCTCCGGGACTGCGCCGCGAAGAATTGGCCGGGCTGGCCGGGATCTCGGTGGACTACATCACCCGTCTGGAACAGGGTCGAGCGTCCCACCCCTCAACGCAGGTCGTCGAAGCCCTCTCCAGGGCACTGCGGCTCTCGCCCGACGAGCGGGCGCATCTGTTCCGCCTGGCCGGGCTGGTAGCCCCGGGCTCGGACACCGCTGCCGGATACATCACCCCGAGTGTGCAGCGACTGTTGGACCGGCTGACCGGGACTCCCGTGGCGGTCTACGACGCGCATTGGACGCTGCTGGTGACCAATCCGCCGTACACGGCGCTGATGGGCGACTCCTCCGGATGGCGCGGCAACGAGCGCAACGCCGTGTGGCGGAACTTCCTGGGTCCTGCCGGCAGAGTCCGGCACACGCCGGAATCCCGGCGAGCACTCGAAGCCGCGCTGGTCGCCGACCTGCGCGCGGCCGCCGCCCGCTACCCGGCCGACCAGCGACTCCGGCGCCTGATCGCCGAGCTGCACGCGCAGAGCAGCCGATTCGCCGAGCTCTGGGAGTCCGGCGCCGTCGGCCGCCACGAGGCCGCGCGCAAGACCATCGATCACCCGCACATCGGGCCGCTGACGCTGGATTGCGACGTGCTCACGGTGGCGGGCAGCGACCTGCACATCATGATCTACACAGCCGAGCCCGACACCGAGGACGCCGAACGTCTCGCCCTGGCCACCGTGCTCGGCACCCAAACACTGGTCGAGTAG
- a CDS encoding SDR family NAD(P)-dependent oxidoreductase — translation MTTTLITGANKGLGFETARRLIAAGHTVYIGSRDAERGHRAAEQLGARLVVLDVTDDTSVTAAAETIAADGGLDVLVNNAGVESRDDGNAVVDTANTTAEVMSTLFETNVFGLVRVTHAFLPLLRRSAAPVIVNVSSGLASLTRITEPDTLTHDYPGMAYPASKTAVNMITVQYAKAFPDIRINAVEPGYTATDLNGNTGTQTVAEGAEIIVRMARTSPDGSTGGYYDAHGALPW, via the coding sequence ATGACCACAACGCTGATCACCGGAGCGAACAAGGGGCTCGGCTTCGAAACCGCCCGCAGGCTCATCGCAGCAGGCCACACCGTCTACATCGGAAGCCGCGATGCGGAGCGCGGCCACCGCGCCGCCGAGCAGCTCGGCGCGCGGCTGGTCGTGCTCGATGTCACCGACGACACGTCCGTCACCGCCGCGGCCGAAACGATCGCCGCCGACGGCGGGCTGGACGTGTTGGTCAACAACGCCGGGGTCGAAAGCCGTGACGACGGCAACGCCGTGGTCGACACGGCGAATACCACGGCGGAGGTGATGAGCACGCTGTTTGAGACGAACGTGTTCGGCCTGGTGCGCGTCACCCACGCGTTCCTGCCGCTGCTGCGGCGTTCCGCGGCCCCGGTCATCGTGAATGTCAGCAGCGGCCTCGCCTCGCTGACCCGGATCACCGAACCGGACACGCTGACCCACGACTACCCGGGCATGGCCTACCCGGCATCGAAAACCGCGGTCAACATGATCACGGTGCAGTACGCGAAGGCGTTCCCGGACATTCGGATCAACGCGGTGGAACCCGGCTACACCGCCACCGACCTCAACGGGAACACCGGCACGCAGACCGTCGCGGAAGGCGCCGAGATCATCGTCCGCATGGCACGAACCAGCCCCGACGGCTCCACCGGCGGCTATTACGACGCCCACGGGGCGCTGCCCTGGTGA
- a CDS encoding glycosyl hydrolase, protein MRSSWKLGTLVGVLGLAGLVTLLAVSPPGTGAMTSSAAARAAEPPPLDARWYGAAPYVTPMYGDPPDLARVLHDTGQKTFQLAFVLAPEGGGCRPTWDGTAPVSADDAAANTIDGVRAAGGDVSVSVGGYGGTNLGQTCGTPEATAAAYQQVIDAHRLRAIDFNLEEPEIGQPGAIRNELAAAQILQRNNPGLYVSVTTVASATGTTPAGQGLLDAAKALNFVPNNYAIMPFNGFPDADSQIASLEAFHGALMTTFGWDDATAYAHEGASLMNGRSDAGEYYRQQDMQAVLDYALGRGFSRYTFWSLNRDRQCDQPDSGQTSGTCSSVPQQPWDFTKLTARFATAAPPAPAQPVAGG, encoded by the coding sequence ATGCGTTCGTCCTGGAAACTCGGCACGCTGGTGGGCGTGCTGGGCTTAGCGGGGCTCGTGACCCTGCTGGCGGTGTCGCCACCCGGCACGGGGGCGATGACGTCGTCGGCAGCAGCCCGCGCCGCGGAGCCGCCGCCGTTGGACGCCCGGTGGTACGGGGCGGCGCCGTATGTGACGCCGATGTACGGCGATCCGCCGGACCTGGCTCGAGTGCTGCACGACACCGGGCAGAAGACGTTCCAGCTGGCGTTCGTGCTCGCCCCGGAGGGCGGCGGGTGCCGGCCCACTTGGGACGGCACGGCCCCGGTTTCCGCGGACGACGCAGCGGCGAACACGATCGACGGTGTTCGCGCGGCGGGTGGTGACGTCTCCGTGTCCGTCGGCGGCTACGGCGGGACGAACCTCGGCCAGACCTGCGGCACGCCGGAAGCCACGGCCGCGGCCTACCAGCAGGTCATCGACGCGCACCGGCTCCGGGCGATCGACTTCAACCTGGAAGAGCCGGAGATCGGGCAGCCCGGCGCGATCCGCAACGAGCTCGCGGCGGCCCAGATCCTGCAGCGGAACAATCCCGGCCTGTACGTCTCGGTGACGACCGTCGCGTCCGCGACCGGCACGACCCCTGCCGGGCAGGGCCTGCTGGACGCGGCCAAGGCGCTGAACTTCGTGCCGAACAACTACGCGATCATGCCGTTCAACGGGTTCCCGGACGCCGACAGCCAGATCGCCTCGCTCGAAGCGTTCCACGGCGCCTTGATGACCACGTTCGGCTGGGACGACGCCACCGCGTACGCGCACGAGGGCGCTTCGCTGATGAACGGGCGATCGGACGCGGGCGAGTACTACCGCCAGCAGGACATGCAGGCGGTGCTGGACTACGCGCTCGGCCGCGGGTTCTCCCGGTACACGTTCTGGTCGCTCAACCGGGACCGCCAGTGCGACCAGCCCGACAGCGGCCAGACCTCGGGCACGTGCAGCAGCGTGCCGCAGCAGCCGTGGGACTTCACCAAGTTGACCGCGCGGTTCGCCACCGCAGCACCGCCCGCACCGGCGCAGCCGGTCGCCGGCGGCTGA